CGTATCCAACTGATTGCGCAGACCATCGACGTCAAAGTTTAATTCATCCATGATTAACCGATCATCTAACCCTTCAATAGTGCCAAAGCTTGGAAAAGGCATCCCATCAAACTCTCTGAGTGATCTGCCATTAGCCTGTAGTTTTTCCTCTATCTTTGAAAGTGTCAGATTCATTATCTGATCTTCGGATAGTTGCAGTTCTATCAAGGATACACAACGACGCACATATTAATTAGACATAAATTACttgaatttaatataaattagcACCACGAACAAAGATGTAACAATTCAACTTACCTATAGACTGTATGGATTTTCTCTGAAAATAAAGAATGTCTTCAGACAAAACATTGTAACATTGTTGCCACACATTTTCAGGCCTGCCCATATTGTTTGACAATAAGAGCACCACGAAAAGGTCACGGATGTAGTTTGCAGAAGCCCAATTACCTGCTTCTAAGATGGCATCAACAAATTCTTTGTCATCTTGCAGAAGGCCCAATGCGTAACATGCTTCCTTGAATGTGCTGTACACAACTCCTGCAACTGTACGTATGTCAACTAAACTTACACACCCCTTTTGAATGTTGAGCAAAAGTCTTAAGTAATAATCTTCACCACTTCCTCGTGGAACATGAGTAAGTCTGCCGATTGAGAATCCTTGTTTCCTTGGCATCCACAAAGAAATGTCTTCCTTCCAAACGAACTTATTTGGAAACTGGCTATATGTAAGAGTACGACCAAACGGAAACAACCTATTTGCAAGCATCCATGCTAGCATCTTTGTAGGCCTGCCATCAACCCTGTCAATGACGTCAACTATGTTTTCATAGTCTCTAAAAACCACCGGATGTTCGTCCGGCAAGTGAAAAGGTAATCTAATGACTGAAGGTTCTTTTTGTTGTATGTCGTATCCAAATATTCTCCAAACAGCTTCGCAGGCTGATATGTACCTGCAATCGTAATAATTCCTGATCTCATCAATAACCTTTTCAAGTTGCCCTTCTTCGTTGCTCTGATAGAAAGAAGCAGTGACACGATCATTTCCTTTGTGAACATacttaaaaagatattttattgcCGATGTTTGACATGTATGCTCAACGTTGATGTGGCAACAGTACTTTAGCAACAACGATCGGTTGTACGGGACTATGTATGAGTTATCGAGAACTATGTTTTTCTTCATGATTGTTCTGCCATTGTCTCTTCTTCTATACTTGGGAAATCCTGCCTCATCAATTACAGTCCTTGATCTAAATTGTTTTGGAAAAAACTTAGAGCAACGACCGTTGGACATGCATGGGCTGGAATTGTTATGCCTGCCACATGGACCATGGACCATGAACTTCTCAACGGCTGCATATAGCTTAGGCCTGCTATGCTTGTCAGGGATCTCTGCTGATATATGCTTGTCTATATCGTCAGGTGTTTTTGGTTTAAATAGAGGATTCATGAACAACAGTATATGAGCGTGCGGTAAACCACGCTTCTGGAATTCAACTGTGCACACGTCTGCAAATAACGcgactaattaaaaaaatgaggcGACATGTAACCAAACATAACATTATCTATACTTACAGCCAGATATTTTGCCAAAGAACTTTCCTTGCTTGAAGTCTGCAATCAATTGACTCAGCTTGATATTAAAAATCCTTGAAACTATGTCAGGCCGATCTTCTGCTTTGAATCCGGTATCTTTCAAAAGACGCTTAATCTCATCCCACTCAGGGTTGCATGTAATGGTGATAAAGTAACTTGGGTAACCCGCATACTTGCAAATTGCAAAGGCATCTTTACAGTTATTAAACATGTATCTAGGTCCTCCAGTGAAGCTGCTAGGAAGGATTATCCTCTGCCCAGTTGACACAGCATTCGCCTCTCCCCGAACCAAAGACTCATGTAGTGCATTATACTTGTCAACCCTTAGCATTGGTTGATTGTGCCTAATAAAGCTAAGTCGTTCTGCCTCGATCATAGTATATGCATCAACTGAAAATTGCTGAAATAATCTCCTTGATTGTAAAAGTATTGGTGATTCATTGCATCGCATTTGTATTCGGTATGAAAAAAACTCCCTCATGCTGATAGTCTTCCGTTTCTTATTAGCATCAAGTCCATAACGAACGGATGTTTGGATGCCAACCCTAAAACCATCTTCTCCGTAAGGGAATAATAAAGGATATTGAAGAGCCAAGTACAACGGATGTAGAACATCAATCCTTTGCAACTTGTTTGACATGAATTGTACTATAATATCCCTCTCAAGAATTGAGTCGTCAATGTCCCCTACAACTAAAATTGCAACCTCAGACACAGTTGGTAAGTTATATACTCTTCCATCCTTATCCCGCTTTCTGATTAGCTTCAATTTGATTTTTGGGTTTGAACCCTCTGCAAATCTATCTCTGGCAAACCGAAAGGTCTTTGCAAGAGGATTGTGCACATCTAACATCTCTTTAAGATCAGTCACAATCTGATAGTCAACAATATTTGATGCTTCCATAGAGCTGAAATTAGAACAAAGATGTTGTACAATGTGTTAGACTCAAAGATGAACAATTACAGTGCATTTTAAGTTGTGTggataataaattattttagatCTAGATTTACAACAATAAATAGGAATTACCTCACGGCTGTTACCCGATTTTGCACTTCATTCTCAGTGTCATATATATACAGTTGAGCAAACCTTGGCCTATTATTGTCAGAAGGAATTAAGCTTCCAATGGAATGGTAGTTTTGACCACTCAAAGAAAAAGTTGGTGGTGCTGACCCGTTATTGATAGCATGATTGACTTTTCCAGCCATTGATGTAAATGAAAACATCGAGTTaaattttcttatatttttttggaAGTACCTTGCTCTGTCGTTATTCATACTATGTAGGTCCTGCAGTGTTTGTGGTACCATTTTTAGTATTGGAAGTTCTACTTTACCATCCATGCAACATAGTCCAAATTTCGGTATAGTATTTCTCCTACTTTTTGATAGTTTCTCGTCTTCCCACATTGATGCATTGCAGTACAAACAACGGTGCACTGGATCACCTGCATCCCAAGCATCTGAAATTTGAAATGGCATGTCACATGATGATGAATTCCACATCTGAGTATCATGTTTCAATATAAGTGAATTGTACGCTAATAATATCTGCATGAATAGTAACTATATCGTCAAACCTTCCTCGTGAAAAGCTGCCACATTGTGCACCAACTGTTGATGGTCTCGATCtgttgaaaaaaattttcaatgggacaaaatatatgaaaatacaTTTTGTTGAACAttgatatatttatattataggaaccacaaaaatatttataatttgaaactaaaatatctataattatttattcatttagCTTAGTAAGGGTATCTTGTGGCCACCATGCTAACCTTTTGTTGACGGAATATAAAGGTAAAATACAATTTAAAGGACTTATCAGTTAGAGGTCctaccttgatcctctgtcattaaataattagtattttGGGTACAATCTATTATAGCTGATGCCTCAGGGACTACATAAGGAAGGTGTGTCTTCTGTGATAGTGATACAGTTTGAACATTCCCTGCAAGTTTAATACTTAATTATTATGATCCATCCGCTGTTTGGTACATGATCCCTATGGTAGAAAATTCTAAAGGAAAGAGCACGTTGCGAAAAGGGTAACCGTGAATATGATGATGGAGTTTGGTGGAGCGCTTGTAGGTATGCTTTGCATTAGATTTTTCACATACATGCCTCCTTACATGGTTGGTTGCATTTTGACTTGCGCTGATGCAAATATAGAAACGGGAATGCAATAGAAA
The Arachis stenosperma cultivar V10309 chromosome 7, arast.V10309.gnm1.PFL2, whole genome shotgun sequence genome window above contains:
- the LOC130941198 gene encoding uncharacterized protein LOC130941198; translated protein: MAGKVNHAINNGSAPPTFSLSGQNYHSIGSLIPSDNNRPRFAQLYIYDTENEVQNRVTAVSSMEASNIVDYQIVTDLKEMLDVHNPLAKTFRFARDRFAEGSNPKIKLKLIRKRDKDGRVYNLPTVSEVAILVVGDIDDSILERDIIVQFMSNKLQRIDVLHPLYLALQYPLLFPYGEDGFRVGIQTSVRYGLDANKKRKTISMREFFSYRIQMRCNESPILLQSRRLFQQFSVDAYTMIEAERLSFIRHNQPMLRVDKYNALHESLVRGEANAVSTGQRIILPSSFTGGPRYMFNNCKDAFAICKYAGYPSYFITITCNPEWDEIKRLLKDTGFKAEDRPDIVSRIFNIKLSQLIADFKQGKFFGKISGFALFADVCTVEFQKRGLPHAHILLFMNPLFKPKTPDDIDKHISAEIPDKHSRPKLYAAVEKFMVHGPCGRHNNSSPCMSNGRCSKFFPKQFRSRTVIDEAGFPKYRRRDNGRTIMKKNIVLDNSYIVPYNRSLLLKYCCHINVEHTCQTSAIKYLFKYVHKGNDRVTASFYQSNEEGQLEKVIDEIRNYYDCRYISACEAVWRIFGYDIQQKEPSVIRLPFHLPDEHPVVFRDYENIVDVIDRVDGRPTKMLAWMLANRLFPFGRTLTYSQFPNKFVWKEDISLWMPRKQGFSIGRLTHVPRGSGEDYYLRLLLNIQKGCVSLVDIRTVAGVVYSTFKEACYALGLLQDDKEFVDAILEAGNWASANYIRDLFVVLLLSNNMGRPENVWQQCYNVLSEDILYFQRKSIQSIELQLSEDQIMNLTLSKIEEKLQANGRSLREFDGMPFPSFGTIEGLDDRLIMDELNFDVDGLRNQLDTNLTNMNVDQRKAFDVIINAVNENQGGFFFVYGYGGTGKTFLYNTLSAAIRSKGEIVLNVASSGIASLLLPNGRTAHSRFKIPLDLNEDSICCIKQGTSLSKLVCRAKLIIWDEAPMLNKLCYEALDRCLRDIVRFEPYYNSELPFGGKVVVLGGDFRQILPVIPMGSRQDIVQATINSSYLWEHCNVLRLTINMRLTVRATYTSLSDVSQFASWLLDIGDGIAGDSTDGESIVVIPDEIIIQDFDQLVDFVYPDLLVNINNTSFFKDRSILAPTLEVVNDVNSFIMQRVDANAKTYLSSDTLCLEEGNMESELDTLTPDVLNAINCSGLPPHELTLKVGLPVMLLRNIDQSNGLCNGTRLQVRRLGNHVIECITLTGGKMGQVVLIPRMNMIPNNQSLPFRFQRRQFPIIVSFAMTINKSQGQTLSTVGLYLPRPVFTHGQLYVALSRVTSKSGLRVLIQNTRSSSTNSTINVVYREVFQNIT